The Pueribacillus theae genome has a segment encoding these proteins:
- a CDS encoding class D sortase, with the protein MKAAAIMLIAAGIVVMFYPFLNHLYAAQKEKELMQEWETGQMDAARESFIKLDEVYREKEQEEKDTQSGSPIGMLTIDKIDLTLPILDGADQANLRVAAGKLEGTDHLEAKTGNTAIAAHRSYTYGKQFNRLDEVEVGDEIIVHSTNNKKTYTVFNKIVVEPTDVSVLESKAGEKMITLITCEPIRKATHRLIVQAR; encoded by the coding sequence ATGAAGGCAGCGGCTATTATGTTGATTGCTGCCGGGATCGTTGTGATGTTCTATCCTTTTCTCAATCATCTTTATGCTGCACAGAAAGAAAAAGAGCTTATGCAGGAATGGGAGACAGGGCAAATGGATGCTGCCCGTGAAAGCTTTATTAAACTCGATGAAGTCTATCGAGAAAAAGAGCAAGAAGAGAAGGATACCCAGTCAGGTTCTCCGATAGGAATGCTTACGATTGATAAGATTGATTTAACGCTCCCGATTTTGGATGGGGCCGATCAAGCGAATCTAAGAGTCGCTGCGGGGAAACTAGAAGGGACGGACCATCTTGAGGCAAAAACGGGGAACACTGCGATTGCCGCACATCGAAGCTATACATATGGCAAGCAATTCAATCGGTTGGATGAGGTAGAGGTAGGCGATGAAATTATCGTACATTCCACAAATAATAAGAAAACATATACGGTTTTTAACAAAATTGTCGTGGAGCCGACTGATGTTTCCGTTCTTGAAAGCAAAGCAGGTGAGAAAATGATTACATTAATTACGTGTGAACCGATTCGAAAGGCGACGCATCGTCTCATTGTCCAAGCAAGATAG
- a CDS encoding anti-repressor SinI family protein — protein MVAKTKNSDDKEWINLMLAAKRLNITPDEIRHFFKQTGKERNDSSVASSPLKFTE, from the coding sequence ATGGTTGCAAAAACAAAGAACAGTGATGACAAAGAATGGATCAATTTAATGCTGGCAGCAAAACGGTTAAACATTACTCCGGATGAAATTCGCCATTTTTTTAAACAAACAGGAAAAGAAAGAAATGATTCTTCTGTCGCATCTTCTCCATTGAAATTTACAGAATGA
- a CDS encoding gamma carbonic anhydrase, translated as MIYPYYDAKPEIHKTAFIADYVTITGDVTIGEKSSIWFNTSIRGDVAPTRIGNRVNVQDNSVLHQSPNNPLIIEDDVTVGHQVILHSAIIRKNALIGMGSIILDRAEIGEGAFIGAGSLVPQGKKIPPNTLALGRPAKVVRELNENDLKEMARVRREYVEKGQYYKARLESVGGSSFPTD; from the coding sequence ATGATCTATCCTTATTATGACGCAAAACCTGAAATTCACAAAACCGCTTTTATTGCTGACTATGTAACGATCACCGGCGATGTAACCATCGGCGAGAAATCAAGCATCTGGTTTAATACTTCGATTCGCGGCGATGTCGCGCCGACAAGAATCGGAAACCGTGTGAACGTGCAAGATAACTCTGTCTTGCATCAAAGCCCAAATAACCCGCTTATCATCGAAGACGATGTAACTGTCGGGCATCAAGTCATTCTTCATAGTGCTATCATTCGAAAAAACGCCTTAATCGGCATGGGCTCGATTATTCTTGACAGAGCTGAAATCGGAGAAGGTGCCTTCATTGGGGCGGGCAGCCTCGTCCCTCAAGGAAAGAAAATCCCTCCAAATACGCTCGCTCTCGGAAGGCCAGCGAAAGTCGTCCGCGAATTAAATGAAAATGATTTAAAAGAAATGGCAAGAGTACGCAGAGAATATGTCGAGAAGGGACAATACTATAAAGCGAGACTTGAATCAGTGGGGGGGTCTTCATTCCCCACTGATTAA
- a CDS encoding NAD(P)/FAD-dependent oxidoreductase — MPSNEEIFDLTIIGGGPTGLFAAFYGGMRQMKVKIIESLPQLGGQLSILYPEKYIYDVAGFPKVKAQKLVDDLEEQAMQFHPTIVLEQSVEQVEKLADDTFKLTTNNNEEHYSKTILITAGVGAFRPRLLEIEGSEQYEGNNLHYFIKDLSAFKGKKVVVLGGGDSAVDWALMLEPIAKEVTIVHRRDKFRALEHSVEQLMNSSVNVRTPFAVGELKGSGGVLSGVLLKEVKGDKEEHVEIDSLIVNYGFVSSLGPIKNWGLDIERNSIVVNTKMETNIKGIYAAGDVVTYDGKVKLIATGFGEAPTAVNNAKAYIDPKARTQPMHSTSLMDESKKNRVSTK, encoded by the coding sequence ATGCCCTCAAACGAAGAAATCTTTGATCTTACCATTATAGGCGGAGGCCCAACAGGGTTATTTGCGGCTTTCTATGGCGGCATGCGCCAAATGAAAGTAAAGATTATTGAAAGTTTACCGCAGCTCGGTGGGCAGCTGTCGATTTTATATCCTGAAAAATACATTTATGATGTGGCTGGTTTTCCAAAAGTAAAAGCTCAAAAACTTGTTGATGACTTGGAAGAACAAGCGATGCAGTTTCATCCGACAATTGTTTTGGAACAGTCGGTGGAGCAGGTGGAAAAACTGGCTGATGATACATTTAAACTGACAACGAACAACAATGAAGAGCATTATTCAAAGACGATTTTAATTACCGCAGGTGTCGGTGCCTTTAGGCCAAGGCTTCTTGAAATCGAAGGAAGCGAACAATATGAAGGAAATAATTTACATTACTTCATAAAGGATTTAAGTGCATTTAAAGGCAAGAAAGTCGTTGTGCTTGGCGGCGGCGATTCTGCTGTCGATTGGGCTTTAATGCTTGAACCGATTGCAAAGGAAGTAACAATTGTCCACCGCCGGGATAAATTCAGGGCCCTCGAACACAGTGTTGAACAGTTGATGAATTCCAGTGTGAACGTAAGAACGCCATTTGCGGTTGGAGAACTGAAAGGCTCCGGCGGGGTGTTAAGCGGCGTTCTGTTAAAAGAAGTAAAAGGCGACAAAGAAGAACATGTGGAAATTGATTCGTTAATCGTCAACTACGGATTTGTCTCTTCACTTGGCCCAATCAAAAACTGGGGGCTTGACATTGAGAGAAATTCAATTGTCGTGAATACAAAAATGGAAACAAACATTAAGGGCATCTATGCGGCAGGCGACGTTGTGACATATGACGGAAAAGTAAAGCTTATCGCGACAGGGTTTGGCGAAGCGCCAACCGCGGTGAACAACGCAAAAGCATACATCGATCCGAAAGCACGCACACAGCCGATGCATAGCACGAGTTTAATGGACGAAAGTAAAAAAAATCGAGTCTCAACCAAATGA
- a CDS encoding class I SAM-dependent methyltransferase, which translates to MILQRILPFSKTLLSEALSEGDIAIDATVGHGRDTVFLAEQVGKSGIVYGFDIQREAIESTEKHLQQKGLDDRVILFHKNHADLFHTLPEGVHGKVKAAVFNLGYLPRGDKTIVTEPETTRLAIEQVLALLQQGGLIILVVYHGHPEGKIERDAILEYARNIDEKIANVMCYQYMNKTNDPPFIIAIEKN; encoded by the coding sequence GTGATTTTACAGCGCATATTGCCTTTTTCCAAAACATTGCTTTCCGAGGCGCTCAGTGAAGGGGACATCGCCATCGACGCAACAGTCGGCCATGGCCGCGATACTGTATTTTTAGCTGAGCAAGTCGGAAAAAGCGGCATCGTTTACGGATTTGATATCCAACGGGAAGCGATAGAGAGTACGGAAAAACACCTTCAACAAAAAGGCCTGGATGATCGCGTCATCCTGTTTCACAAAAACCATGCGGATTTGTTTCATACACTTCCAGAAGGAGTCCATGGAAAAGTGAAGGCTGCCGTCTTTAACCTCGGTTATTTGCCAAGAGGCGACAAAACAATCGTCACTGAGCCTGAAACGACTCGCCTCGCTATCGAGCAAGTGCTTGCTCTGCTTCAACAAGGAGGGCTCATTATCCTTGTCGTTTACCATGGCCATCCTGAAGGTAAAATTGAAAGAGATGCCATCCTTGAATATGCACGAAATATCGATGAAAAAATCGCAAATGTGATGTGTTACCAATATATGAATAAAACAAACGATCCACCGTTCATCATCGCCATCGAAAAAAATTAG
- a CDS encoding helix-turn-helix domain-containing protein, protein MIGEKVKKFRLERGLSLSELAERAGVAKSYLSSIERNIQSNPSIQFLEKIAAVLDITVESLLQEQDANPDNEELDEEWAELVREAMESGVSKEQFREFLEFNRWRINQSNK, encoded by the coding sequence GTGATTGGTGAAAAAGTTAAAAAGTTTCGCTTAGAAAGAGGGCTGTCATTATCAGAGCTTGCAGAACGTGCAGGTGTTGCCAAATCTTATCTAAGTTCAATCGAGAGAAATATCCAATCAAACCCCTCCATTCAGTTTCTTGAAAAAATAGCCGCTGTTTTGGATATAACGGTAGAATCTCTTTTACAAGAGCAAGACGCGAATCCAGACAACGAAGAGCTTGATGAAGAATGGGCGGAACTTGTCCGCGAAGCGATGGAATCTGGCGTAAGCAAGGAACAGTTCCGTGAATTCCTCGAATTCAACAGGTGGCGCATAAATCAGTCTAATAAATAA
- a CDS encoding KamA family radical SAM protein: MQPKYITSIDRITQIPEEEREKLKQITDKFVFRVNDYYLNLIDWDDPHDPIRKLVIPNENELSEYGRWDASDEDTNYVVPGCQHKYTTTALLICSEVCGAYCRYCFRKRLFRNDVKEAMSDVEPGLQYISEHPEINNVLLTGGDPLILAAKKLDMILGRLREIDHVKIIRIGSKLPVFNPMRIYEDEELLNVIRKYSTPEKRIYIMAHVNHPREITEEARKGFEALHNAGAIVVNQTPVLKGINDDSDVLGELLDKLSWAGVTPYYFFVNRPVRGNEDFVLTLEEVYHLVEEAKAKTSGLGKRVRLSMSHTSGKIEILAIEKGKAYLKFHQARDGNYGDFMILDCPKDAAWFDDLPGNEKYWKQPEKKVEEVVSVNQMSDIPKRRTRRVRV, from the coding sequence ATGCAGCCAAAATACATTACAAGTATTGACAGAATCACTCAAATTCCTGAAGAAGAAAGAGAGAAACTGAAACAGATAACTGACAAATTCGTTTTTCGTGTAAATGACTATTATTTGAATTTGATTGATTGGGACGACCCTCATGATCCGATTCGAAAACTAGTTATTCCTAATGAAAATGAACTGTCCGAATATGGTAGATGGGATGCGTCTGATGAGGATACGAATTATGTTGTCCCAGGTTGTCAGCATAAATATACAACGACGGCATTATTAATTTGTTCGGAAGTATGCGGGGCATACTGCAGATATTGTTTCAGGAAGCGCTTGTTCCGAAACGATGTGAAAGAAGCGATGTCGGATGTGGAACCAGGCTTGCAATATATAAGCGAGCATCCCGAAATCAACAACGTGTTGCTTACGGGCGGCGATCCACTCATTTTGGCAGCCAAGAAATTAGACATGATTCTTGGCCGGCTGAGGGAAATCGATCATGTGAAAATTATTCGCATTGGTTCAAAGCTTCCTGTCTTTAATCCGATGAGAATTTATGAAGATGAAGAGCTTCTCAATGTAATCCGCAAGTATTCCACTCCAGAAAAGCGCATCTATATTATGGCGCATGTGAATCATCCAAGGGAAATAACGGAAGAGGCCAGAAAAGGATTTGAGGCCCTTCACAATGCCGGGGCTATCGTCGTGAATCAAACGCCGGTATTAAAAGGAATCAACGATGACTCTGATGTATTGGGAGAGTTATTGGATAAGCTTTCCTGGGCTGGAGTAACACCGTATTACTTCTTCGTTAATCGTCCGGTTCGGGGAAATGAAGATTTTGTATTAACGTTGGAAGAAGTCTATCATCTTGTTGAAGAAGCAAAAGCAAAAACGTCCGGGCTTGGAAAACGGGTCCGCCTGTCGATGAGCCATACTTCCGGAAAAATTGAAATCCTAGCCATTGAGAAAGGAAAAGCCTATTTAAAGTTCCATCAGGCGAGGGACGGAAATTACGGGGACTTTATGATTTTGGACTGTCCTAAAGATGCGGCTTGGTTTGACGATCTGCCAGGCAATGAAAAATATTGGAAACAACCGGAGAAAAAAGTGGAAGAAGTTGTTTCTGTCAATCAAATGAGCGATATTCCAAAAAGAAGGACTCGCAGAGTACGAGTTTAA
- the leuS gene encoding leucine--tRNA ligase gives MAFDHRAIEAKWQKYWEENKTFKTEEEGDKPKFYALDMFPYPSGSGLHVGHPEGYTATDILSRMKRMQGWNVLHPMGWDAFGLPAEQYAIDTGNNPREFTNKNIETFKRQIQSLGFSYDWDREINTTDPEYYKWTQWIFLQLYKKGLAYVDEVPVNWCPALGTVLANEEVIDGKSERGGHPVIRKPMKQWMLKITAYADRLLEDLEELDWPESIKEMQRNWIGRSEGAEVHFQIDGHDESFTVFTTRPDTLFGATYCVLSPEHPLVKEITTEEQQGKVEAYQKEIESKSDLERTELSKEKTGVFTGAYALHPITGDKLPIWIADYVLMGYGTGAIMAVPAHDERDWEFAKTFGLEIKEVVSGGNVDEEAYAGDGILVNSDFLNGLKKQEAIEKMISWLEENGKGARKVSYRLRDWLFSRQRYWGEPIPIIHLEDGTMKPVPEEELPLRLPEMNEIKPSGTGESPLANAKEWLEVTDPETGMKGKRETNTMPQWAGSCWYYLRFIDPHNDNALADSEKLKRWLPVDIYIGGAEHAVLHLLYARFWHKVLYDLGVVPTKEPFQKLFNQGMILGENNEKMSKSKGNVVNPDDIINSHGADTLRLYEMFMGPLDASIAWSENGLDGSRRFLDRIWRLFVTEDGSLNPKIKDETGSKEMELVYHQTVKKVTEDYEALHFNVAISQLMVFINEANKQEVLPKGYMEAFVKMLSPVAPHISEELWEKLGHANTIAYETWPTYDETKLVKDEVEIVVQVNGKIKAKLNIPASAAKEEMEEIAKADETIQKQLEGKTIRKVIAVPGKLVNIVAN, from the coding sequence ATGGCGTTTGATCATCGGGCAATTGAAGCGAAATGGCAAAAGTATTGGGAAGAAAACAAAACATTTAAAACGGAAGAAGAAGGCGATAAACCAAAATTCTATGCATTGGATATGTTTCCATATCCGTCGGGATCCGGCCTTCACGTCGGCCACCCGGAAGGCTACACAGCGACAGACATCCTTTCCAGGATGAAACGAATGCAAGGTTGGAATGTCCTTCATCCAATGGGGTGGGACGCTTTCGGACTGCCGGCGGAGCAATACGCCATTGATACAGGAAACAATCCGCGTGAATTTACAAATAAAAATATTGAAACATTTAAGAGGCAAATTCAATCACTCGGGTTTTCCTATGATTGGGATCGGGAAATCAATACGACGGATCCTGAATATTACAAATGGACCCAATGGATTTTTTTGCAGCTTTACAAAAAAGGATTGGCCTATGTTGATGAAGTTCCTGTCAACTGGTGCCCTGCTTTAGGCACGGTGCTTGCCAACGAAGAAGTAATCGATGGCAAAAGTGAGCGCGGCGGCCACCCGGTTATCCGTAAGCCAATGAAGCAATGGATGCTCAAAATCACGGCTTATGCCGACAGGCTGCTTGAAGATTTGGAAGAGCTGGACTGGCCTGAAAGCATTAAAGAAATGCAGCGCAATTGGATCGGCCGTTCAGAAGGCGCTGAAGTTCATTTTCAAATTGACGGCCACGATGAATCATTTACTGTGTTTACGACAAGGCCTGACACGCTTTTTGGCGCTACGTATTGTGTACTGTCGCCTGAACATCCGCTCGTAAAAGAAATTACAACAGAAGAACAGCAAGGAAAAGTCGAGGCCTATCAAAAAGAAATCGAGAGCAAAAGCGACTTGGAAAGAACAGAGCTTTCAAAAGAAAAAACAGGCGTATTCACTGGCGCATATGCGCTTCACCCGATCACAGGCGACAAGCTTCCGATTTGGATTGCAGACTATGTATTAATGGGCTATGGAACGGGTGCAATTATGGCGGTGCCTGCCCATGATGAACGCGACTGGGAATTCGCGAAAACGTTTGGATTGGAGATTAAAGAAGTTGTTTCCGGCGGGAACGTTGATGAGGAAGCGTACGCTGGCGACGGCATATTAGTAAATTCTGATTTCCTCAATGGGTTAAAGAAACAGGAAGCCATCGAAAAAATGATCTCGTGGCTCGAAGAAAATGGAAAAGGTGCGAGAAAAGTATCTTATCGTTTGCGTGATTGGCTGTTCAGCCGCCAACGCTATTGGGGTGAACCAATCCCGATTATTCACCTTGAAGACGGTACGATGAAACCAGTTCCAGAAGAGGAGCTTCCGCTTCGTTTGCCTGAAATGAACGAAATCAAGCCTTCGGGTACAGGCGAGTCACCGCTTGCGAATGCCAAAGAATGGCTTGAAGTGACAGATCCTGAAACAGGGATGAAAGGAAAAAGAGAAACGAATACGATGCCGCAATGGGCGGGAAGCTGTTGGTACTATTTGCGTTTCATTGATCCGCACAACGATAACGCGCTTGCCGACTCTGAAAAGTTAAAGAGATGGCTTCCAGTCGATATTTACATCGGAGGTGCCGAGCATGCGGTTCTTCACTTGCTGTATGCGCGCTTCTGGCATAAAGTGTTGTACGATCTAGGAGTTGTTCCAACGAAAGAGCCGTTTCAAAAACTTTTTAACCAAGGCATGATTTTGGGCGAGAACAATGAGAAAATGAGTAAGTCGAAAGGGAATGTTGTAAACCCTGATGACATTATTAATTCCCATGGCGCTGACACGCTTCGCCTCTACGAAATGTTCATGGGGCCGCTTGATGCGTCCATTGCCTGGTCGGAAAATGGGCTTGACGGTTCAAGGCGGTTCCTTGATCGAATCTGGCGTCTCTTTGTTACCGAAGATGGCAGCCTTAATCCTAAGATTAAGGACGAGACGGGCTCTAAAGAAATGGAGCTTGTCTATCACCAAACGGTAAAGAAAGTAACAGAAGACTATGAAGCGCTTCATTTCAATGTTGCCATTTCACAGCTCATGGTGTTTATAAATGAAGCGAACAAACAAGAAGTTCTCCCGAAAGGCTATATGGAAGCATTCGTTAAAATGCTTTCGCCTGTTGCGCCGCACATTAGTGAGGAATTATGGGAAAAACTTGGACATGCGAACACGATTGCATATGAAACTTGGCCTACGTATGATGAAACAAAACTCGTGAAAGATGAAGTCGAAATCGTTGTTCAAGTAAACGGGAAAATAAAAGCAAAACTGAATATACCTGCCTCTGCAGCAAAAGAGGAGATGGAAGAGATTGCGAAAGCAGATGAAACGATTCAAAAACAGCTCGAAGGAAAAACGATTCGCAAAGTAATCGCTGTTCCAGGAAAGTTGGTAAATATCGTTGCAAATTAA
- a CDS encoding tetraprenyl-beta-curcumene synthase family protein has translation MNVPSYAWTLMPIVYRDVLPNVHRELKKWKEKALKIPDEELRKQALNSIQTKTFHCEGGAILALLARHKRNEAIRFIVAYQTISDYLDNLCDRSTSLDPNDFYSLHQAMSHALTPGKEPIHFYQFRKEQDDGGYLNALIETCQNVLAMVSNQEQIVCYTHKLASYYCDLQVHKHVKVEERVPRLVKWFETYRGNLPEMSWFEFSACAGSTLGIFCLVSYALHSECDDKLLSDVANSYFPWVQGLHILLDYFIDQEEDRDGGDLNFCFYYENEEELAQRFAHFVKQAEKSVAGLPDAKFHHMINNGMLGIYLADRKVRKQKDVYKLAKRIVRLGGRTSLFFYINSWIYRRLRKE, from the coding sequence TTGAACGTTCCTTCTTATGCGTGGACATTAATGCCAATCGTTTATCGTGATGTGTTGCCAAACGTGCACCGTGAGCTAAAAAAATGGAAAGAGAAAGCATTGAAAATTCCTGATGAAGAACTTAGAAAACAAGCATTGAACAGCATTCAAACAAAAACATTCCATTGCGAAGGCGGGGCCATTCTTGCGTTGCTTGCCCGTCATAAGAGAAATGAGGCCATCCGTTTCATTGTCGCATACCAAACGATTAGCGACTATCTTGATAATTTATGTGACCGGAGTACATCGCTTGATCCGAATGACTTTTACTCTTTGCATCAGGCAATGTCTCATGCATTGACACCCGGAAAAGAACCGATTCATTTTTACCAATTCCGTAAAGAACAAGATGATGGCGGTTATTTGAATGCGCTCATCGAAACGTGCCAAAATGTTCTGGCAATGGTTTCCAATCAAGAACAGATTGTCTGTTATACGCATAAGCTAGCTAGCTACTATTGTGATTTACAAGTGCATAAACATGTAAAAGTGGAGGAGCGTGTGCCACGGCTCGTCAAATGGTTTGAGACATACCGCGGGAATTTACCGGAAATGAGTTGGTTTGAGTTTTCGGCGTGTGCGGGTTCGACACTCGGGATCTTTTGCCTCGTTTCTTACGCACTCCACAGTGAATGTGATGATAAGCTATTATCGGATGTGGCAAATAGTTATTTTCCGTGGGTTCAAGGGCTGCACATATTGCTCGATTATTTTATCGATCAAGAGGAAGACCGTGACGGAGGCGATTTGAATTTTTGTTTTTATTATGAGAATGAAGAAGAGCTTGCCCAAAGGTTCGCTCATTTCGTAAAACAAGCAGAAAAAAGCGTCGCCGGGCTGCCTGATGCAAAATTCCATCACATGATCAATAACGGGATGCTTGGCATTTATCTAGCCGATCGCAAAGTCCGTAAACAGAAAGATGTGTACAAGCTTGCGAAGCGTATCGTCAGATTGGGCGGGCGAACAAGTCTGTTTTTCTACATCAATAGCTGGATTTATCGGAGATTACGGAAGGAATAG
- a CDS encoding alpha/beta hydrolase yields the protein MKRFRALREAEGTIVIVHGAGEHSGRYEWLIRKWNESGFHVVTGDLPGQGESPGRRGHIQSFQDYVHTVEKWVKEASSYEVPVFLFGHSMGGLVVIRTMLERELPIKAVILSSPCLGLVNYPKKPVEVLSKLLNVTFPKIRFDSNIEPGVGTRNEEMKAKDETDPLYNRKVSVRWYRELRKAMANSHEQAGKFPNVPLLLLQGGDDRIVDIKKVKSWFNQLQINEKIYKEWDGLFHEVFNEPERRAVFDYTLQFVRLQLQM from the coding sequence GTGAAAAGATTTAGGGCGTTGCGTGAAGCGGAAGGGACAATTGTCATTGTCCACGGTGCCGGGGAACATTCCGGCCGGTATGAGTGGCTCATCCGAAAGTGGAATGAGAGCGGCTTTCATGTCGTGACAGGCGATTTGCCGGGGCAGGGGGAATCGCCAGGAAGGCGGGGGCATATCCAATCTTTTCAAGACTACGTTCATACAGTTGAGAAGTGGGTGAAGGAAGCGTCATCCTATGAGGTTCCTGTTTTTCTGTTTGGCCATAGTATGGGTGGGCTGGTCGTTATCCGAACGATGTTAGAGAGAGAATTGCCAATTAAAGCGGTTATCCTTTCATCGCCTTGCCTTGGTCTTGTAAATTATCCTAAGAAACCTGTAGAGGTTTTGTCTAAATTGCTCAATGTTACGTTTCCGAAAATTCGCTTTGATTCAAATATAGAGCCAGGGGTTGGCACGAGGAATGAAGAAATGAAAGCGAAGGACGAAACGGATCCTCTATACAACCGTAAAGTGTCTGTCCGGTGGTACCGGGAGTTAAGAAAAGCAATGGCAAATTCCCATGAACAGGCGGGGAAGTTTCCCAATGTACCACTGTTGCTGCTCCAGGGTGGAGATGATCGTATCGTTGATATAAAGAAGGTCAAGTCGTGGTTCAACCAATTGCAAATCAATGAAAAAATATATAAAGAGTGGGACGGGTTGTTTCACGAGGTTTTTAACGAACCAGAGCGGCGTGCTGTATTTGATTACACGCTCCAGTTTGTCAGGCTTCAGCTTCAAATGTAA
- a CDS encoding anti-repressor SinI family protein: protein MENALDLEWVELMLEAKKLGMSCEEVRNYINRALEQQENGKMEDFFA from the coding sequence ATGGAAAATGCATTGGATCTGGAATGGGTTGAATTAATGCTTGAAGCAAAAAAGCTGGGAATGTCTTGTGAAGAAGTGAGAAACTACATAAACAGAGCACTTGAACAACAGGAAAACGGAAAGATGGAGGACTTTTTTGCATGA
- a CDS encoding TIGR01212 family radical SAM protein (This family includes YhcC from E. coli K-12, an uncharacterized radical SAM protein.): MNQSIPSHFGNKRYYSFNRYLREMFHTKVFKVPLDGGFDCPNRDGKVAYGGCTFCSASGSGDFAGDRREDLETQFHTIKNRMHEKWPEGKYLGYFQAYTNTYAPVDELKEKYEVILKQDDVVGLSIATRPDCLPEDVVEYLAELNERTFLIVELGLQTVHEKTAKLINRAHDYNCYVEGVEKLRKHNIQVVSHIINGLPQETPEMMMETAREVAKLDVQGIKIHLLHLLHKTAMVKQYEKGLLEFLDFETYVNLVVDQLEVLPPDMVIHRLTGDGPAELLIGPMWSLKKWGVLNAIEAELERRNSWQGKRYETQVSAK; the protein is encoded by the coding sequence ATGAATCAATCCATTCCATCCCATTTCGGGAATAAACGATATTATTCATTTAATCGCTATTTGCGGGAAATGTTCCATACAAAAGTGTTTAAGGTTCCTCTTGACGGGGGGTTTGACTGCCCAAACAGAGATGGAAAAGTCGCGTACGGCGGCTGTACATTTTGCAGCGCAAGCGGTTCTGGCGACTTCGCTGGAGACAGGCGCGAAGATCTTGAAACCCAATTCCATACGATTAAAAACCGCATGCACGAAAAATGGCCGGAAGGAAAATACCTCGGCTACTTCCAAGCCTATACAAATACGTACGCTCCTGTAGATGAATTAAAGGAAAAATACGAAGTGATTTTAAAGCAGGACGATGTCGTCGGCTTGTCCATCGCTACGAGACCAGACTGCTTGCCTGAGGATGTCGTTGAATATTTGGCAGAGTTAAATGAACGAACATTCCTTATCGTCGAACTCGGCCTTCAAACGGTTCATGAAAAAACGGCCAAGCTTATTAACCGTGCCCATGATTACAACTGTTATGTCGAAGGGGTAGAAAAACTAAGAAAACATAACATCCAAGTCGTTTCCCACATCATTAACGGACTGCCGCAAGAAACACCTGAAATGATGATGGAAACAGCTAGAGAAGTAGCAAAGCTTGATGTCCAAGGCATTAAAATCCATTTGCTGCACCTCTTGCACAAAACAGCGATGGTGAAGCAGTACGAAAAAGGACTGCTTGAATTCCTGGACTTTGAGACATATGTCAACCTTGTTGTTGATCAGCTGGAAGTTCTGCCACCCGACATGGTCATACACCGCCTTACAGGAGATGGCCCCGCCGAATTGCTCATCGGCCCGATGTGGAGTTTGAAAAAATGGGGCGTGTTGAATGCCATTGAAGCCGAGCTGGAACGGCGGAACAGCTGGCAAGGAAAGCGGTATGAAACGCAGGTGTCAGCCAAGTGA
- a CDS encoding flavin reductase family protein, translating to MDNVAFRNAMSKFPTGITIVTTEIDGEIFGMTVNAFMSVSLDPKLVVVSIDKRATMLNALQKAKKYAVSFLNKDQKEYSIIFAGQKERMHEVDFVRLNHLPVIKDAVAALTCHVYEEHEAGDHILFFGEVTEASFADKQPLLYFDRNYGEFNR from the coding sequence GTGGATAATGTTGCGTTTCGAAATGCAATGAGTAAATTTCCAACGGGGATTACTATTGTCACGACAGAAATAGATGGGGAAATCTTTGGAATGACTGTGAATGCTTTTATGTCAGTGTCACTTGATCCGAAACTCGTTGTCGTTTCCATTGATAAAAGAGCAACGATGCTAAACGCGCTTCAAAAAGCAAAAAAATATGCGGTCAGCTTCTTAAATAAGGATCAAAAAGAATATTCTATAATCTTCGCCGGGCAAAAGGAAAGAATGCATGAGGTTGACTTCGTCCGTTTAAATCATTTGCCTGTTATAAAAGATGCTGTTGCAGCTCTAACATGTCATGTTTATGAAGAACATGAGGCAGGGGACCATATTCTATTTTTTGGAGAAGTGACGGAAGCATCCTTTGCGGATAAACAGCCGCTCTTATATTTTGATCGAAATTACGGAGAGTTTAATAGGTAA